The Neisseria yangbaofengii genome contains a region encoding:
- the kdsA gene encoding 3-deoxy-8-phosphooctulonate synthase gives MNVQINQIQVGNDLPFTLFGGINVLEDMDSTLKACAHYVKVTDKLDIPYVFKASFDKANRSSIHSFRGVGLDEGLKIFEAVKREFNVPVITDVHEPYQCAPVAEVCDVIQLPAFLARQTDLVLAMAKTGNVINIKKPQFLSPSQMKNIIEKFKEAGNGQLILCERGSNFGYDNLVVDMLGFGVMKKTCGQTPIIFDVTHSLQTRDSGAAASGGRRSQAVDLALAGMGTRLAGLFLEAHENPDQARCDGPSALPLAQLEDFLLRVKAVDETVKSFAPLVID, from the coding sequence ATGAATGTTCAAATCAACCAAATCCAAGTCGGCAACGATTTGCCGTTTACCTTGTTCGGCGGCATTAATGTCTTGGAAGACATGGATTCCACGCTCAAAGCCTGTGCGCATTATGTCAAAGTAACCGATAAATTGGATATTCCGTATGTGTTTAAGGCATCGTTTGACAAAGCCAACCGCTCGTCGATTCATTCCTTCCGGGGCGTGGGTCTGGACGAAGGCCTGAAGATTTTTGAAGCGGTGAAGCGCGAATTTAATGTGCCGGTGATTACCGATGTGCATGAGCCTTATCAATGCGCCCCTGTGGCGGAAGTATGCGATGTGATTCAGTTGCCTGCGTTTTTGGCACGCCAAACCGATTTGGTGCTGGCAATGGCGAAAACCGGCAATGTCATCAACATCAAAAAGCCGCAATTCTTAAGCCCGTCGCAGATGAAAAACATCATCGAAAAATTCAAGGAAGCCGGTAACGGCCAATTGATTTTGTGTGAACGCGGCAGCAATTTCGGCTATGATAATCTGGTGGTCGATATGCTTGGTTTCGGCGTAATGAAGAAAACCTGCGGACAAACACCGATTATTTTTGACGTGACCCATTCGCTGCAAACGCGTGATTCCGGTGCCGCCGCTTCCGGCGGCCGTCGCTCGCAAGCAGTCGATTTGGCTTTGGCCGGTATGGGTACCCGCTTGGCAGGTTTGTTTTTGGAAGCACACGAAAATCCCGACCAAGCCCGTTGCGATGGCCCGAGTGCATTGCCGTTGGCTCAATTGGAAGATTTTTTGCTGCGCGTGAAAGCGGTTGATGAAACGGTGAAATCATTCGCACCGTTGGTGATTGATTAA
- a CDS encoding protein MIGRI, giving the protein MIGRLLRIFFIFAIITLIINRLFNRKQKRAMREVAQISAWVLAGASAAILIWYLITLYFKHIPNSY; this is encoded by the coding sequence ATGATCGGCCGCCTGTTGCGAATCTTTTTCATTTTTGCCATCATTACCCTGATTATCAACCGCCTGTTCAACCGCAAACAGAAACGCGCCATGCGCGAAGTGGCGCAAATCAGCGCCTGGGTGCTGGCCGGCGCTTCGGCAGCAATACTGATTTGGTATTTGATCACGCTGTATTTCAAACATATTCCGAACAGTTACTAA
- a CDS encoding YdgA family protein, whose protein sequence is MKKFLIPTAALVIAAALGTPYYLGIQAEKSLTSQQKLLQESGFLTVESHDYDRGWFTSTETTVIRLKPTLLQNTQKYLPDNLKTVLKEPITVVNHVTHGPFAGGFGTRAKVDTEFRYHPEAAKVLARFFGDKTPVSMTNTVYFNGNGVMKLSIPEFDYEELSGIKLTWQGLAGQTDYQNDFVGYSHDYTAPSLQVKLADKGDISLENLHFKSETSDGLNKLSLGKSSITLDKFLLQWKEGIDYNVKLNELVNLVTNLQIGAFINPTGTIAPSTIEVAKLKFETQTNEVDKFINSEGRFQFDTLTYGKDRYGPLDINVAAEHLDAQGLLALKTKLAQIADKEMSEEQIQNELIQTAKTDASGLFTQNPVLNVKAFKFTMPQGNVDASGTLAFKGLVQKDLDNLADMLKKTEADFNLQVPQKLLEQMAINQARSIFSVNPEDEAAGRATIEDINETLRLMVDSTIQSMARDQYLTLQDNHVKTHLNLQNSKLKLNGKVLETEPEAAFDEGGILPDEAFEDEAAPAVSTAS, encoded by the coding sequence ATGAAAAAGTTTCTTATCCCGACCGCTGCTCTTGTCATCGCCGCAGCACTCGGCACACCTTATTATCTCGGCATTCAAGCCGAAAAAAGCCTGACTTCGCAGCAAAAATTATTGCAAGAATCGGGCTTTCTGACGGTTGAGTCGCACGACTATGACCGTGGCTGGTTTACATCCACCGAAACCACCGTCATCCGATTGAAGCCAACCTTGCTGCAAAACACGCAAAAATACCTGCCCGACAATCTGAAAACCGTGTTGAAAGAGCCGATTACCGTGGTCAACCACGTTACCCACGGTCCTTTTGCCGGCGGCTTTGGTACGCGTGCCAAAGTGGACACCGAATTCCGATACCATCCGGAAGCGGCTAAAGTATTGGCACGTTTCTTCGGCGACAAAACACCGGTCAGCATGACCAACACCGTTTACTTCAACGGCAACGGCGTAATGAAACTCAGCATTCCGGAATTCGACTATGAAGAATTATCCGGCATCAAACTGACATGGCAAGGCTTGGCCGGCCAAACCGATTATCAAAACGACTTTGTCGGTTATTCGCATGATTACACCGCCCCTTCATTGCAAGTCAAATTGGCCGACAAAGGCGATATTTCCCTGGAAAATCTGCATTTCAAATCGGAAACTTCAGACGGCCTCAACAAACTTTCCTTAGGCAAAAGCAGCATCACGTTGGATAAATTCCTGCTGCAATGGAAAGAAGGCATCGATTACAATGTCAAACTAAACGAATTGGTCAATCTGGTCACCAATCTGCAAATCGGTGCGTTTATCAACCCAACGGGCACGATTGCACCTTCCACTATTGAAGTGGCCAAATTGAAATTTGAGACTCAAACCAATGAAGTGGATAAATTCATCAACAGCGAAGGCCGTTTCCAATTCGATACCCTGACCTACGGCAAAGACCGCTACGGCCCGCTCGACATCAATGTCGCTGCAGAACATCTGGATGCACAAGGTCTGCTGGCACTCAAAACGAAATTGGCACAAATTGCCGATAAGGAAATGAGCGAAGAACAAATTCAAAACGAATTGATTCAGACGGCCAAAACCGATGCTTCGGGCTTGTTTACCCAAAATCCGGTATTAAACGTGAAGGCTTTCAAATTCACCATGCCGCAAGGCAATGTCGATGCTTCCGGCACATTGGCCTTTAAAGGTTTGGTGCAAAAAGATTTGGATAATCTGGCGGATATGCTGAAGAAAACCGAAGCCGATTTCAATCTGCAAGTGCCGCAAAAACTGTTGGAACAAATGGCCATCAACCAAGCACGCAGCATTTTCAGCGTCAATCCCGAAGACGAAGCCGCCGGCCGCGCCACCATTGAAGACATCAACGAAACCTTGCGCCTGATGGTCGACAGCACCATCCAAAGCATGGCGCGCGACCAATACCTGACCCTGCAGGATAATCATGTGAAAACTCATCTCAATCTGCAAAACAGCAAGCTGAAGCTCAATGGAAAAGTCTTAGAAACCGAGCCGGAAGCGGCATTCGACGAGGGCGGTATACTGCCCGACGAAGCCTTTGAAGATGAAGCGGCGCCGGCTGTATCTACTGCATCCTAA
- the panD gene encoding aspartate 1-decarboxylase — protein MFRTMLGGKIHRATVTEADLNYVGSITVDQDLLDAAGICVNEKVAIVNNNNGERLETYAIPGERGSGVVCLNGAAARLVQKGDIVIIMSYVMLSEPEVSNHEPKVVLVDEHNKIRDVISYEPPHTVL, from the coding sequence ATGTTCCGTACCATGCTCGGCGGCAAGATTCACCGCGCCACCGTAACCGAAGCCGATTTGAACTATGTCGGCAGCATCACCGTTGACCAAGATTTGCTGGATGCCGCCGGTATTTGCGTTAACGAAAAAGTCGCCATCGTCAACAACAATAATGGCGAACGTCTTGAAACCTACGCTATCCCCGGCGAGCGCGGCAGCGGCGTGGTGTGTTTGAATGGCGCAGCAGCACGTTTGGTGCAAAAGGGCGATATCGTGATTATTATGTCGTATGTGATGCTGTCCGAACCGGAAGTATCCAACCATGAACCGAAAGTGGTGCTGGTGGACGAACATAATAAAATCCGCGATGTAATTTCGTATGAGCCGCCTCATACGGTGTTGTAA